One Prunus dulcis chromosome 8, ALMONDv2, whole genome shotgun sequence DNA window includes the following coding sequences:
- the LOC117638854 gene encoding squalene synthase 2-like codes for MGTLGTLMKHPDDIYPLLKLKMAAKNLEKQIPPEPHWAFCYSMLHKVSRSFALVIQQLGTELRNAVCIFYLVLRALDTVEDDTSIAADVKVPILIAFHRHIYDPDWHFSCGTKDYKVLMDQFRHVSTAFLELGKGYQEAIEDITKRMGAGMAKFICKEVETIDDYDEYCHYVAGLVGLGLSKLFHAADKENLASDSLSNSMGLFLQKTNIIRDYLEDINEIPKSRMFWPRQIWSKYVNKLEDLKYEENSDKAVQCLNDMVTNALIHMEDCLKYMAALRDPAIFKFCAIPQIMAIGTLALCYNNIELFRGVVKMRRGLTAKVIDRTKSMDDVYGAFFDFSSILKSKVDKNDPNATKTLSRLEAVQKTCRASGALSKRKSYIVKGEPSYNSTLIVALFIILAIVYAYLSASPRI; via the exons ATGGGTACCTTGGGGACTTTGATGAAACATCCGGATGACATTTACCCGCTTTTGAAGCTCAAAATGGCAGCCAAGAACTTAGAGAAGCAGATCCCTCCAGAGCCCCATTGGGCTTTCTGTTATTCCATGCTTCACAAGGTGTCTCGTAGTTTTGCTCTCGTTATTCAACAGCTCGGCACTGAGCTTCGTAACGCT gtctgtatattttatctgGTTCTTCGAGCTCTAGACACTGTCG AGGATGATACAAGCATTGCAGCAGATGTCAAAGTCCCCATCTTGATAGCGTTTCATCGTCACATATATGACCCCGATTGGCATTTTTCAT GTGGTACAAAGGACTACAAAGTTCTCATGGACCAGTTTCGTCATGTTTCAACTGCTTTTTTGGAACTCGGGAAAGG TTATCAGGAGGCAATTGAGGATATTACCAAAAGAATGGGTGCAGGAATGGCAAAATTTATCTGCAAGGAG GTAGAAACCATTGATGACTATGATGAGTACTGCCACTATGTGGCAGGGCTTGTTGGTTTAGGTTTGTCCAAGCTTTTCCACGCTGCTGATAAGGAAAATTTGGCCTCAGATTCTCTCTCAAATTCAATGGGCTTATTTCTTCAG AAAACAAACATCATTCGGGATTATTTGGAGGATATTAATGAGATACCGAAGTCTCGTATGTTTTGGCCACGTCAGATCTGGAGTAAATATGTTAACAAACTTGAG GACTTGAAATATGAGGAAAACTCAGACAAGGCTGTGCAATGCTTGAATGACATGGTCACTAATGCGTTGATACATATGGAAGATTGCTTGAAGTACATGGCTGCTTTAAGAGATCCtgcaatatttaaattttgtgcCATCCCTCAG ATCATGGCAATTGGCACGCTGGCATTATGCTACAACAACATTGAGCTCTTCAGAGGTGTAGTCAAAATGAGGAGGG GCCTTACAGCAAAAGTCATTGACCGAACAAAATCAATGGATGATGTCTATGGtgctttctttgatttttcttccaTTCTAAAGTCCAAG GTTGACAAGAATGACCCTAATGCAACAAAAACATTGAGCAGACTGGAAGCAGTACAGAAAACATGCAGAGCCTCTGGAGCCTTGAGCAAAAG GAAATCCTACATCGTCAAGGGTGAGCCGAGCTACAATTCAACTCTG ATTGTGGCACTGTTTATTATATTGGCCATCGTTTACGCTTACCTCTCTGCCAGCCCAAGAATCTAA
- the LOC117637166 gene encoding protein DETOXIFICATION 46, chloroplastic-like encodes MQSKTLIAHHPLHSPLLQNLTHTSLSHPSLFFTTNPPYFFSTPGLNHTSGLPELRFSPPIRRRNRLVTACIVDGVREGDDGEDSLVSKEVVEVKKEELESQSLWNQMKEIIMFTGPATGLWICGPLMSLIDTVVVGRGSSLELAALGPGTVMCDNMSYVFMFLSIATSNMIATALAKGDRNEVQHHISILLFVGLTCGCLMLLFTRFFGSWALTAFAGSKNAHIIPAANTYVQIRGLAWPAILVGWVTQSASLGMKDSWGPLKALAVASVINGIGDVVLCSFLGYGIAGAAWATMVSQVVAGYMMIEALNKKGYNAYAISVPSPEEFLTVLGLAAPVFVTMISKIAFFSLVVYFATSMGTNIMAAHQVMIQTLFICTVWGEPLSQTAQSFMPELIYGANRSLPKARMLLKSLVIVGAIIGSVLGIGGTCVPWLFPNIFTPDQKIIQEMHKVLIQFFLALAVTPAILCFEGTLLAGRDLRFISLSMSGCLSLGALLLLFVSSRGYGLAGCWWAVVGFQWARLFLSLRRLISPTGILYSEDMSQYNLEELRAV; translated from the exons atgcaaAGCAAAACCCTGATAGCTCATCACCCTCTTCACTCCCCTCTCCTCCAAAACCTCACTCACACTTCTCTTTCTCACCCCTCACTCTTCTTCACCACCAACCCACCATATTTCTTTTCGACCCCAGGCCTTAACCACACATCTGGCCTCCCAGAGCTACGCTTCTCACCCCCAATACGCCGTCGTAATCGACTGGTGACCGCCTGCATTGTTGACGGGGTTCGTGAAGGAGATGATGGGGAAGATTCTTTAGTGTCTAAAGAAGTTGTTGAggtgaagaaagaagagtTGGAGAGTCAGAGCTTATGGAACCAAATGAAGGAGATTATAATGTTTACAGGACCCGCCACTGGGCTTTGGATTTGTGGGCCCCTTATGAGCCTCATCGACACTGTTGTGGTTGGCCGGGGAAGCTCTCTTGAGCTTGCTGCTTTAG GCCCTGGAACTGTGATGTGTGATAATATGAGTTATGTGTTCATGTTCCTTTCTATTGCAACTTCAAATATGATTGCTACTGCGCTTGCAAAAGGG GATAGAAATGAAGTGCAGCATCACATATCCATCTTGCTCTTTGTTGGATTGACCTGTGGCTGCTTAATGCTTTTATTTACAAGATTTTTCGGTTCATGGGCGCTAACTG CTTTTGCTGGATCAAAGAATGCGCATATTATTCCTGCAGCAAATACATATGTTCAG ATACGAGGTTTGGCATGGCCTGCAATTCTTGTTGGTTGGGTTACTCAGAGTGCAAG TCTTGGCATGAAAGATTCCTGGGGTCCTTTGAAGGCCTTGGCTGTAGCCAGTGTTATAAATGGCATTGGTGATGTAGTCCTTTGCAGTTTTTTAGGCTATGGTATTGCTGGTGCAGCATGGGCAACAATGGTGTCACAG GTTGTTGCAGGATACATGATGATTGAAGCTCTGAACAAGAAAGGATACAATGCCTATGCCATCTCTGTTCCCTCGCCCGAAGAATTTTTAACAGTACTTGGGCTTGCTGCTCCAGTGTTTGTGACAATGATTTCTAAG AtagctttcttctctctcgTTGTATATTTTGCAACGTCAATGGGAACAAACATCATGGCTGCTCATCAG GTCATGATCCAAACATTATTCATCTGTACTGTGTGGGGCGAACCTCTCTCTCAAACTGCACAATCATTTATGCCTGAGTTGATATATGGCGCAAATCGTAGTTTGCCCAAG GCTCGAATGCTGCTCAAGTCACTTGTCATTGTTGGAGCTATCATTGGTTCAGTATTAGGAATTGGAGGAACATGTGTTCCATGGTTGTTTCCGAACATCTTTACACCTGACCAAAAGATCATACAGGAg ATGCATAAAGTGCtgatacaattttttttggcacTGGCTGTGACACCTGCCATTCTCTGCTTTGAGGGAACACTGCTG GCCGGACGAGATCTAAGATTTATTAGTCTGTCAATGAGTGGATGCTTGTCTTTAGGTGCACTTCTACTGCTG TTTGTGAGTAGTAGAGGATATGGCCTAGCAGGCTGCTGGTGGGCAGTGGTAGGATTTCAATGG GCACGGCTTTTTCTCTCCCTACGACGCCTTATATCTCCTACCGGCATACTTTACTCTGAAGATATGAGCCAGTATAATCTGGAAGAACTCAGAGCTGTTTAG